Proteins encoded by one window of Cucurbita pepo subsp. pepo cultivar mu-cu-16 chromosome LG14, ASM280686v2, whole genome shotgun sequence:
- the LOC111810617 gene encoding WAT1-related protein At5g64700-like, which translates to MGVNQMQKLLKASRPILAMLPVQIFATGMQLLSKVILNHGTFVFALMAYRHLVAALCVAPFAFFFERRNANKLSWQVLFWLFLSAFTGITAAMGLYYYGLRDTTATYATNFLNLIPVVTFVISSMLRIEKVSLKRRAGRITVVGAILCVGGVVITSVYRGKGFHIGHHDAHVNDNTNNNASNEGGRHWGRGTLLLLGSCFSYSTWFVVQVKLLKLFPSKYLATMLTCVIACIQSTLLGLCLDTNNASWKLGWDLQLLTILYSGALATAATFCLMTWAISMQGPTFPPMFNPLTLIFVGISEGIILGEEIKVGSMLGTGVMVAGLYCFLWGKTKEMKKSAHLPRATAAALAIEAATATSEPAPLPSAAVVPTASPTPNNNTPIAASDAEQGCNRTNP; encoded by the exons ATGGGCGTGAATCAAATGCAGAAACTGTTGAAGGCCTCACGCCCCATTCTGGCCATGTTGCCCGTCCAAATATTTGCAACCGGAATGCAACTTCTTAGCAAAGTTATTCTCAACCATGGCACCTTCGTTTTCGCACTCATGGCCTACCGTCACCTCGTCGCCGCTCTCTGCGTTGCACCCTTTGCCTTCTTCTTCGAAAG AAGAAACGCAAACAAGTTGAGCTGGCAGGTTTTGTTTTGGCTTTTTCTGAGTGCCTTCACCGG GATAACAGCGGCAATGGGACTGTACTACTATGGTCTGCGAGACACGACAGCTACTTATGCTACCAACTTCCTGAACTTGATTCCCGTGGTGACATTTGTAATCTCCTCCATGCTCAG GATCGAAAAAGTGAGCTTGAAGAGAAGGGCAGGGCGAATAACGGTAGTGGGGGCAATTTTGTGCGTTGGGGGAGTAGTAATTACGAGTGTTTACAGAGGGAAAGGATTCCACATTGGTCATCATGACGCCCACGTCAATgataatacaaataataacGCAAGTAATGAGGGTGGTCGCCACTGGGGGCGAGGCACCCTCCTGCTTCTTGGCAGCTGCTTCTCCTATTCTACATGGTTTGTTGTCCAA GTGAAGTTGCTCAAGCTGTTTCCCTCGAAGTATTTGGCCACCATGCTAACATGTGTCATAGCATGCATTCAGTCAACACTGCTTGGGTTGTGCCTCGACACCAACAACGCCTCTTGGAAGTTGGGTTGGGATCTTCAGCTTCTCACCATTTTATACTCG GGAGCACTGGCGACAGCAGCTACGTTTTGCTTGATGACATGGGCAATTTCAATGCAAGGCCCCACTTTCCCACCCATGTTCAACCCCCTGACTCTAATTTTTGTGGGAATCTCAGAAGGCATCATACTTGGGGAGGAGATTAAAGTGGGGAG CATGTTGGGGACGGGTGTGATGGTAGCGGGGCTCTACTGTTTCCTGTGGGGAAAGACaaaggagatgaagaaatcagCGCATCTCCCAAGAGCAACAGCGGCTGCACTCGCAATTGAAGCAGCAACAGCAACTTCAGAACCTGCGCCTCTGCCATCAGCAGCTGTAGTGCCAACCGCTTCACCCACTCCCAATAATAATACTCCAATTGCTGCTTCTGATGCAGAACAAGGCTGCAACAGAACAAACCCTTGA
- the LOC111810897 gene encoding uncharacterized calcium-binding protein At1g02270 isoform X1 translates to MRKERRRDKKMKGRISMIGSYAIASSIKDHHHQRPSITCTTFNILAPIYKRLSQQDPSCRESDYRTYWLARNQRILDWLLYEKSSIICLQEFWVGSEELVNIYENRLRNAGYISFKLARTNNRGDGLLTAVHKDYFRVVNYRELLFHDCGDRVAQLLHVELAVPFSQCRNNDIRQEILIVNTHLLFPHDSSLCLVRLNQVYKILQYVESYQKENKLNPMPIILCGDWNGSKRGHVYKFLRSQGFVSSYDTAHQYADADARKWVSHRNHRGNICGVDFIWLLNPNGYRKLLKTSWSEAVFGMFKYLLRRASLTEDDAFAFLKADNDGDYITYSGFCEALRQLNLTGHPHGLSVGEIKDLWVQADSDGNGILDHNEFQQRIWNSTGTEERDEKSNEVESKENQEQTIGFSVENAVLFPAEVEKGRWPEDYSLSDHARLTVVFAPIRMPCSQLIS, encoded by the exons ATGAGAAAGGAGAGACGACGAGATAAGAAGATGAAAGGAAGGATTTCGATGATTGGGAGTTACGCCATTGCATCTTCCATCAAAGACCACCACCATCAGCGCCCTTCCATTACCTGCACTACCTTTAATATACTCGCTCCCATTTACAAGCGTCTCAGTCAACAG GATCCCAGTTGCCGCGAAAGCGATTACAGGACATACTGGCTAGCCAGAAACCAGAGAATTCTCGATTGGCTCTTGTATGAGAAATCTTCCATTATCTGCCTTCAG GAATTCTGGGTTGGAAGCGAAGAACTTGTAAATATATACGAAAACAGACTCCGCAATGCCGGTTATATCAGTTTCAAGCTTGCTCGGACCAATAACCGTGGCGATG GTTTGTTGACTGCGGTGCATAAGGATTATTTTAGAGTGGTAAACTACCGAGAGCTGCTATTTCACGATTGCGGAGACCGTGTTGCGCAGCTATTACATGTTGAATTAGCAGTTCCGTTTTCACAGTGCCGAAACAATGATATTCGACAGGAAATACTCATCGTCAACACTCACTTGTTATTTCCTCATGATTCTAGTCTCTGTCTTGTACGGTTGAATCAA GTATACAAAATCCTGCAATACGTTGAATCTTATCAGAAGGAAAACAAACTCAATCCCATGCCCATCATACTTTGCGG tgaCTGGAATGGAAGCAAACGTGGACACGTGTACAAGTTTCTTAGGTCGCAGGGGTTTGTATCGTCATATGACACGGCTCACCAATACGCAGATGCAGATGCACGCAAG TGGGTGAGTCACCGGAATCATCGGGGAAACATTTGCGGGGTTGACTTCATATGGCTTTTAAATCCGAACGGTTACAGAAAATTGCTAAAAACAAGCTGGAGTGAAGCTGTTTTTGGCATGTTCAAG TATCTGCTTCGAAGAGCTTCGCTGACAGAGGATGATGCATTTGCCTTTCTGAAGGCGGACAATGATGGTGACTATATAACCTACTCTGGTTTCTGTGAGGCACTTCGACAG CTCAATTTAACTGGTCATCCTCATGGCCTTAGCGTCGGAGAGATAAAGGACTTGTGGGTACAAGCAGACAGTGATGGAAATGGCATTCTCGATCATAATGAATTTCAG CAGAGAATTTGGAATTCTACTGGGACCGAGGAGAGGGATGAGAAAAGCAATGAGGTTGAATCAAAGGAAAATCAGGAGCAAACAATTGGTTTCAGTGTTGAGAATGCAGTCCTGTTTCCTGCTGAAGTGGAGAAAGGAAGGTGGCCTGAAGACTACTCCCTTTCAGATCATGCACGACTCACTGTGGTGTTCGCACCCATAAGAATGCCCTGTTCTCAGTTGATATCCTGA
- the LOC111810897 gene encoding uncharacterized calcium-binding protein At1g02270 isoform X2 — MRKERRRDKKMKGRISMIGSYAIASSIKDHHHQRPSITCTTFNILAPIYKRLSQQDPSCRESDYRTYWLARNQRILDWLLYEKSSIICLQEFWVGSEELVNIYENRLRNAGYISFKLARTNNRGDGLLTAVHKDYFRVVNYRELLFHDCGDRVAQLLHVELAVPFSQCRNNDIRQEILIVNTHLLFPHDSSLCLVRLNQVYKILQYVESYQKENKLNPMPIILCGDWNGSKRGHVYKFLRSQGFVSSYDTAHQYADADARKWVSHRNHRGNICGVDFIWLLNPNGYRKLLKTSWSEAVFGMFKYLLRRASLTEDDAFAFLKADNDGDYITYSGFCEALRQLNLTGHPHGLSVGEIKDLWVQADSDGNGILDHNEFQRIWNSTGTEERDEKSNEVESKENQEQTIGFSVENAVLFPAEVEKGRWPEDYSLSDHARLTVVFAPIRMPCSQLIS; from the exons ATGAGAAAGGAGAGACGACGAGATAAGAAGATGAAAGGAAGGATTTCGATGATTGGGAGTTACGCCATTGCATCTTCCATCAAAGACCACCACCATCAGCGCCCTTCCATTACCTGCACTACCTTTAATATACTCGCTCCCATTTACAAGCGTCTCAGTCAACAG GATCCCAGTTGCCGCGAAAGCGATTACAGGACATACTGGCTAGCCAGAAACCAGAGAATTCTCGATTGGCTCTTGTATGAGAAATCTTCCATTATCTGCCTTCAG GAATTCTGGGTTGGAAGCGAAGAACTTGTAAATATATACGAAAACAGACTCCGCAATGCCGGTTATATCAGTTTCAAGCTTGCTCGGACCAATAACCGTGGCGATG GTTTGTTGACTGCGGTGCATAAGGATTATTTTAGAGTGGTAAACTACCGAGAGCTGCTATTTCACGATTGCGGAGACCGTGTTGCGCAGCTATTACATGTTGAATTAGCAGTTCCGTTTTCACAGTGCCGAAACAATGATATTCGACAGGAAATACTCATCGTCAACACTCACTTGTTATTTCCTCATGATTCTAGTCTCTGTCTTGTACGGTTGAATCAA GTATACAAAATCCTGCAATACGTTGAATCTTATCAGAAGGAAAACAAACTCAATCCCATGCCCATCATACTTTGCGG tgaCTGGAATGGAAGCAAACGTGGACACGTGTACAAGTTTCTTAGGTCGCAGGGGTTTGTATCGTCATATGACACGGCTCACCAATACGCAGATGCAGATGCACGCAAG TGGGTGAGTCACCGGAATCATCGGGGAAACATTTGCGGGGTTGACTTCATATGGCTTTTAAATCCGAACGGTTACAGAAAATTGCTAAAAACAAGCTGGAGTGAAGCTGTTTTTGGCATGTTCAAG TATCTGCTTCGAAGAGCTTCGCTGACAGAGGATGATGCATTTGCCTTTCTGAAGGCGGACAATGATGGTGACTATATAACCTACTCTGGTTTCTGTGAGGCACTTCGACAG CTCAATTTAACTGGTCATCCTCATGGCCTTAGCGTCGGAGAGATAAAGGACTTGTGGGTACAAGCAGACAGTGATGGAAATGGCATTCTCGATCATAATGAATTTCAG AGAATTTGGAATTCTACTGGGACCGAGGAGAGGGATGAGAAAAGCAATGAGGTTGAATCAAAGGAAAATCAGGAGCAAACAATTGGTTTCAGTGTTGAGAATGCAGTCCTGTTTCCTGCTGAAGTGGAGAAAGGAAGGTGGCCTGAAGACTACTCCCTTTCAGATCATGCACGACTCACTGTGGTGTTCGCACCCATAAGAATGCCCTGTTCTCAGTTGATATCCTGA